One Ignavibacteria bacterium DNA window includes the following coding sequences:
- a CDS encoding YfhO family protein encodes MAKQDKKKTTQQPIRQENTFSFLQDWHCLSLLALFVVIFFHQVIFGTSFFWEDFLFYFYPVRNFATVSLSNGEIPLWNPFTFGGTPFQADIQTTVFYLPNWLLIPFVSDGTLNAWYNEMLIIAHFFLAGVTMFYCAKSFGLARIPAAFSALAYMLSGFAIVHTIHQVVIAQVAWFPLIVFLFKRTFEERSLLWMVLCGFILSLAVLGGHPQFTLYFFFFLFIFFLFEIYNTIRDAQFNAQPFPANIIFQTSVLAAGVILISIGLSAIQLLPTFELANLSVREEITYAKSSEGQLSWQQLFTLLIPKFFGTANHLLADNPLRYWGPQSYWNFWETCIYVGVGVLALALLSFSLFKRQRYVAFFICYATFALLYALGDNFFVHKIFYEVMPGFDKFRSMGRWGFFFTFSFALLSGFGLQQILSRNKEITIFPKIIFSLAGILLLVIISIKTNLLDGFIGWQARTGGLKNLSPQESFSLAFLVAQSQAIGSLIIALLCCAVLFLLWKKNTSRFFIALLFVLQFIDFAVFGFLQNNGKTSPKQYFTQRERLVSFLKEEGKKNYFRVNARNRGTVIIDRNQGMLDQIFLMEGYTPLALQRVLPPVANPDDGYRLLNTRFRVKIDTVMVGTQGRPQMRFVNDSIFFPRAFFVYKSRVFSSEHDESLFVASKNFSPREHVVLTESPNVTIEDSSQQGDWNATIESYSNNSFTVKVETPKKGFLVLSEIFYPGWNAYVDGKQTKVYRADWSLRALVVEKGEHTIEMKFEPEPFYSGMKISLATLLLCVAIGGFDYYRKRTSIGKQNSNPKSHNEQ; translated from the coding sequence TTGTGGAATCCCTTCACCTTTGGCGGAACGCCATTTCAAGCGGATATTCAAACAACCGTCTTTTACCTTCCGAATTGGCTTCTCATTCCATTCGTCTCCGATGGAACATTGAATGCGTGGTATAATGAAATGCTCATCATTGCACATTTTTTTCTCGCGGGCGTAACGATGTTTTATTGTGCAAAATCTTTTGGGCTCGCACGCATTCCCGCCGCGTTCAGCGCGCTTGCATATATGCTTTCCGGCTTCGCAATTGTACACACAATACATCAAGTAGTGATTGCACAAGTCGCGTGGTTTCCGCTGATTGTATTTCTTTTCAAAAGAACATTCGAAGAACGTTCGCTTCTTTGGATGGTTCTCTGCGGGTTTATCCTTTCGCTTGCCGTACTTGGAGGACATCCGCAATTCACGTTGTATTTTTTCTTTTTCCTTTTCATTTTTTTTCTCTTTGAAATTTACAACACCATTCGCGATGCGCAATTCAACGCGCAGCCATTCCCCGCGAACATAATTTTTCAAACATCCGTTCTCGCCGCGGGCGTAATTCTTATCTCCATCGGACTTTCCGCAATTCAACTTTTGCCGACATTCGAACTTGCCAATCTTTCTGTTCGCGAAGAAATTACATACGCTAAATCATCCGAAGGACAACTTTCGTGGCAACAGTTGTTCACGCTTCTCATTCCTAAATTTTTCGGAACGGCGAATCATCTGCTCGCTGATAATCCGCTTCGGTATTGGGGACCGCAATCGTACTGGAACTTTTGGGAAACGTGTATTTATGTTGGCGTTGGCGTTCTTGCGCTTGCCTTGTTGTCGTTTTCACTTTTTAAAAGACAACGCTATGTCGCATTTTTTATTTGCTACGCTACCTTTGCGCTGTTGTACGCTCTCGGAGATAATTTTTTCGTGCATAAAATTTTCTACGAAGTTATGCCCGGCTTTGATAAATTCCGTTCGATGGGGCGATGGGGATTTTTCTTCACGTTTTCCTTTGCGCTGTTAAGCGGATTTGGTTTGCAGCAAATTCTTTCACGCAATAAAGAAATTACAATTTTCCCGAAAATTATTTTTTCTCTTGCGGGAATTTTGCTCCTTGTAATAATTTCAATTAAAACAAATCTACTCGACGGATTTATTGGTTGGCAAGCGCGAACCGGCGGATTGAAAAATCTTTCGCCGCAAGAATCATTTTCCCTTGCGTTTCTCGTTGCGCAATCGCAAGCAATCGGTTCGTTAATCATTGCACTGTTGTGCTGCGCTGTTCTATTCTTACTTTGGAAAAAAAACACATCACGGTTTTTCATTGCGTTACTCTTTGTTCTTCAGTTTATTGATTTTGCCGTTTTCGGATTTCTGCAAAACAATGGTAAAACTTCTCCGAAACAATATTTTACACAACGTGAACGGCTTGTAAGTTTTCTGAAAGAAGAAGGAAAAAAAAATTATTTTCGTGTCAATGCCCGTAACCGCGGAACAGTAATTATTGACCGCAATCAAGGAATGCTCGACCAAATTTTTCTGATGGAAGGATATACGCCGCTTGCGTTACAACGAGTTCTCCCGCCTGTTGCAAATCCCGATGATGGTTATCGTCTACTCAACACACGATTTCGCGTTAAGATAGATACGGTGATGGTCGGAACGCAGGGGCGCCCGCAAATGCGTTTCGTGAACGATTCCATTTTTTTTCCGCGCGCTTTTTTTGTGTACAAATCGCGTGTATTTTCTTCTGAACACGATGAAAGTCTTTTTGTTGCAAGCAAAAATTTTAGCCCGCGAGAACATGTTGTGCTTACCGAATCGCCGAATGTAACAATCGAAGATTCTTCGCAACAAGGCGATTGGAACGCAACAATTGAATCGTATTCCAATAATTCTTTCACGGTAAAAGTTGAAACCCCGAAAAAAGGATTCCTTGTTTTAAGTGAAATTTTTTATCCCGGATGGAATGCATACGTAGATGGAAAACAAACAAAAGTATATCGCGCAGACTGGAGTTTGCGTGCGCTTGTTGTAGAAAAAGGCGAACATACTATCGAAATGAAATTTGAACCCGAGCCATTTTACAGCGGAATGAAAATTTCGCTTGCAACATTACTCCTTTGTGTCGCTATCGGTGGATTCGATTATTATCGAAAACGAACATCAATCGGGAAACAAAACTCAAATCCCAAATCTCACAACGAACAATGA